In methanogenic archaeon ISO4-H5, the following are encoded in one genomic region:
- a CDS encoding transmembrane protein: MEYSPALIRIVIIVVGLVLAIVGMLSYTELIALSLPRAVMFVGWGLIIAGLVSGYFWDDYEVPADDEESEAD, encoded by the coding sequence ATGGAATATTCACCTGCGCTCATCAGGATTGTCATAATCGTGGTCGGTTTGGTCCTGGCGATAGTGGGTATGCTGAGTTATACGGAGCTCATCGCTCTGTCCCTTCCGCGTGCGGTCATGTTCGTGGGATGGGGACTCATCATCGCAGGACTGGTCTCGGGTTACTTCTGGGATGACTATGAAGTGCCTGCGGATGACGAAGAGTCGGAGGCGGACTGA
- a CDS encoding Aspartate/tyrosine/aromatic aminotransferase, producing the protein MNKGMKVSDRLQSVPMSGIRKMFDLAKPDSINLGLGEPDLEPPAEAIKAMVKAAEEGKNKYSPTAGIPELRDAVAERYSRYNPELKGKNVIITPSGSTALLEISQAFVDPGDEVLVPSPGFVIYAPHAKLAGGIPVEYKLTEGDFQPDIDYIQSKITSKTKMIVINNPANPTGGVLSEENRNALADIAKDKGIMILSDEVYDSFIYEGKHSSFLPYLDRAIVAGGFSKMMAVTGWRLGFAMANEECMDALIKMQYHVCASPSMPGMYGVLGALPSIDPYIENARKVYKARRDLITKRINEIEGMSLIPPRGAFYAFPSYDMDMPSQELANELVKAGLICTPGSAFGTFGEKHLRFSYAASEEKIDKGMDILADTVRKIRGGRI; encoded by the coding sequence ATGAACAAAGGCATGAAGGTGTCCGACAGACTGCAATCCGTCCCGATGTCCGGGATCAGGAAGATGTTCGACCTTGCCAAACCAGATTCCATCAACCTCGGTCTGGGAGAGCCCGACCTCGAGCCCCCGGCAGAAGCCATCAAAGCGATGGTTAAAGCCGCCGAGGAGGGCAAGAACAAATACTCCCCCACCGCAGGTATCCCCGAACTCAGAGACGCGGTCGCAGAGAGGTACAGCCGTTACAATCCCGAACTGAAGGGAAAGAACGTCATCATCACCCCCAGCGGCTCCACCGCCCTTCTCGAGATCTCGCAGGCGTTCGTAGACCCCGGGGACGAGGTCCTCGTGCCCAGCCCGGGATTCGTCATCTACGCACCGCATGCCAAGCTCGCAGGCGGAATCCCCGTGGAGTACAAACTCACCGAGGGGGATTTCCAGCCCGACATCGATTACATTCAGTCGAAGATCACCTCGAAGACCAAGATGATCGTGATCAACAACCCCGCGAACCCCACCGGAGGCGTCCTCTCTGAGGAGAACCGCAATGCCCTGGCCGATATCGCGAAGGACAAAGGCATCATGATCCTCTCCGACGAGGTCTACGATTCGTTCATCTACGAAGGAAAGCACAGCTCCTTCCTTCCCTATCTCGACAGGGCCATAGTGGCCGGCGGATTCTCCAAGATGATGGCTGTCACCGGCTGGAGGCTGGGATTCGCCATGGCCAACGAGGAGTGCATGGACGCCCTCATCAAGATGCAGTACCATGTGTGCGCAAGTCCCAGCATGCCCGGCATGTACGGAGTGCTCGGAGCACTGCCCAGCATCGACCCCTACATCGAGAATGCCAGGAAGGTCTACAAGGCCAGGCGCGACCTCATCACCAAGAGAATCAACGAGATCGAGGGCATGAGCCTCATCCCGCCCAGGGGAGCGTTCTACGCATTCCCGTCCTACGACATGGATATGCCGTCGCAGGAACTCGCCAACGAACTCGTGAAGGCAGGACTCATCTGCACTCCCGGTTCCGCATTCGGAACCTTCGGCGAGAAACACCTCAGGTTCTCCTATGCGGCCAGCGAGGAAAAGATCGATAAGGGAATGGACATACTGGCCGACACCGTCAGGAAAATCAGAGGAGGAAGGATATGA